The Formosa sp. Hel1_33_131 genome window below encodes:
- a CDS encoding DUF2461 domain-containing protein, protein MISKDVFSFLKILQKNNNRDWFQEHKAAFKEVEMGVKQFYAQLFEQLNTVDSIDTFKVFRIYRDVRFSKNKLPYKIHFSGSFHRTKPELRGGYYLHLAPQNESFIATGFWDPNKEDLLRIRKEFETDSEEIRALMEAPKFKSVWGRMQGDELKSAPRGFDKLDPNIDLIRRKQFIFTKKFTDKEVLSKGFEQQVIDDFEVIRPYFDYMSSVLTTNLNGESTL, encoded by the coding sequence ATGATCTCTAAAGATGTATTTAGTTTCTTAAAAATATTACAAAAAAACAATAATCGCGATTGGTTTCAAGAACATAAAGCGGCATTTAAAGAAGTTGAAATGGGAGTGAAGCAGTTTTATGCTCAATTATTTGAACAGCTAAATACGGTGGATTCTATTGATACGTTTAAAGTTTTTCGCATCTATAGAGATGTCCGATTTTCAAAAAACAAATTGCCCTACAAAATCCATTTTAGCGGCAGTTTTCATCGAACTAAACCAGAATTAAGAGGTGGGTATTATTTACATCTGGCGCCACAAAACGAGAGTTTTATTGCCACGGGGTTTTGGGATCCGAATAAAGAAGATCTTCTTAGAATCCGGAAAGAGTTTGAAACGGATTCAGAAGAAATTCGTGCGTTGATGGAAGCTCCGAAATTTAAAAGCGTTTGGGGAAGAATGCAAGGAGATGAACTAAAATCAGCTCCGAGAGGGTTTGACAAGTTGGATCCAAACATTGATTTGATCCGAAGGAAGCAATTTATTTTTACTAAAAAATTCACGGATAAAGAAGTGCTTTCAAAGGGTTTTGAACAACAGGTTATTGATGACTTTGAAGTCATTCGACCTTATTTTGACTATATGAGTTCTGTGTTGACTACTAATTTAAATGGGGAATCTACGCTGTAG
- a CDS encoding glyoxalase produces the protein MQSRDSSLNAIRLDRISNTIKSEMSSEEYFQNSVLRPIIKFQNDLLLAAFLNFSNKYKNVFFDLSTEKKVNYIENAIAKDSTFRNSLKDMIVGLFTVDEYNQYIPNASALNKRMTGIIKERLISHVQLLSEMGPTA, from the coding sequence ATGCAGTCTAGAGATTCAAGTTTAAATGCCATCCGTCTGGATCGTATATCCAACACCATCAAATCAGAAATGTCTTCTGAAGAATACTTTCAAAACAGTGTTTTAAGACCTATTATCAAGTTTCAAAACGATCTATTGCTTGCCGCTTTTTTGAATTTCTCAAACAAATATAAAAACGTATTTTTTGACTTGTCAACAGAGAAAAAAGTAAACTACATAGAAAACGCCATTGCAAAAGATAGCACCTTCAGAAACAGTCTAAAAGATATGATTGTGGGATTGTTTACCGTGGATGAATACAATCAGTACATCCCCAATGCATCCGCCTTAAACAAGCGCATGACGGGTATTATTAAAGAACGCCTTATCAGTCATGTTCAGTTGCTCTCAGAAATGGGACCTACAGCGTAG
- a CDS encoding pseudouridine synthase, with the protein MLQKRYFYVVKVQFLGYRFHGWQKQPNTKTVHLMIDRTLKFILEEQKFKTLGAGRTDAMVSASEAAFELFLDGQPLEDLTAFLELFNQNLPQDIRALSIKEVDAKFNIIQDSKLKEYHYVFAQGAKFHPFAAPIMTTILDSLDIELMKKGAQLFEGQNNYKTYCYKPTNEGVYDRELICCELIENTLYTASFFPEKSYVLKVIGKGFGRHQIRLMMGALIKLGRGEIDLEYIKNSLKPKSQEVMDYIAPASGLILHKIEF; encoded by the coding sequence ATGTTGCAAAAGCGTTATTTTTATGTAGTCAAGGTGCAATTTTTAGGGTACCGTTTTCATGGGTGGCAAAAACAGCCGAACACCAAAACAGTGCATCTGATGATCGATCGCACATTGAAGTTCATTCTGGAAGAACAAAAATTCAAAACACTAGGAGCGGGGCGCACCGATGCGATGGTGTCTGCAAGTGAAGCTGCATTTGAATTGTTTTTAGATGGACAACCTTTAGAGGATTTAACAGCGTTTTTAGAACTGTTCAATCAAAATCTTCCACAAGACATTCGCGCTTTAAGTATCAAAGAAGTGGATGCGAAATTTAACATCATTCAGGATTCAAAATTAAAAGAATACCATTATGTGTTTGCGCAGGGTGCAAAATTTCATCCGTTTGCGGCTCCGATTATGACTACCATTTTAGATTCTTTGGATATCGAATTGATGAAAAAAGGGGCACAGCTTTTTGAAGGACAAAACAACTATAAAACCTATTGTTATAAACCCACGAATGAAGGGGTGTATGATCGAGAACTCATCTGTTGTGAGCTTATAGAAAACACCTTATATACGGCCAGTTTTTTTCCAGAGAAAAGTTATGTTTTAAAAGTGATTGGAAAGGGATTTGGGCGTCATCAAATACGATTGATGATGGGGGCTTTGATTAAATTAGGACGTGGCGAGATTGATTTGGAGTATATAAAAAACAGTTTAAAACCCAAGAGTCAAGAGGTGATGGATTATATCGCGCCCGCTTCGGGTTTGATTTTACATAAGATTGAATTTTAA
- the hisIE gene encoding bifunctional phosphoribosyl-AMP cyclohydrolase/phosphoribosyl-ATP diphosphatase HisIE, with protein sequence MDIKYNSDGLIPAIIQDATTKTVLMLGYMNAEAVAKTLETNKVTFFSRSKQRLWTKGEESGNFLSFKSLQNDCDNDTLLIQATPQGSTCHKGTDTCWGESNTESYGFLSELETIITERKENASSETSYVSELFEKGLNKIAQKVGEEAVEVVIEAKDDNDDLFLNESADLLFHYLILLQAKGFKLDAVIDVLKSRH encoded by the coding sequence ATGGACATCAAGTATAACAGTGACGGATTAATTCCTGCAATCATTCAAGACGCAACAACGAAAACCGTTTTAATGCTCGGCTATATGAATGCGGAAGCGGTTGCAAAGACTTTGGAAACTAATAAGGTGACTTTTTTTAGTCGCAGTAAACAACGCCTGTGGACAAAAGGGGAGGAGAGTGGGAATTTTCTAAGCTTCAAAAGTTTACAGAATGATTGTGATAACGACACATTATTGATCCAAGCAACGCCCCAAGGTTCTACCTGTCACAAAGGAACTGATACTTGTTGGGGCGAATCCAATACAGAATCTTATGGGTTTTTATCGGAACTCGAAACGATCATCACGGAACGGAAAGAGAATGCTTCCTCAGAAACTTCCTATGTCTCTGAGTTGTTTGAAAAAGGTCTTAATAAAATAGCTCAAAAAGTAGGCGAGGAGGCGGTTGAAGTTGTGATTGAAGCCAAAGATGACAACGATGATTTGTTTTTAAATGAGAGTGCTGATTTGTTATTTCATTACTTAATTTTATTGCAAGCAAAAGGGTTCAAACTCGATGCGGTCATTGACGTTCTAAAATCCAGACATTAA
- the hisF gene encoding imidazole glycerol phosphate synthase subunit HisF has protein sequence MLAKRIIPCLDIKNGRTVKGVNFLNLRDAGDPVALAKQYAENGADELVFLDISATLESRSTTIDMVRNVAEQIDIPFTVGGGVSTKEGVELLLKSGADKVGVNSAAIKRPELINELSKAFGNQCIVVAIDAKKVDGKWLVHLAGGTIPTDLDLFEWAKEVETRGAGEILFTSMNNDGVKTGFANEALAQLSETVNIPIIASGGAGTMQHFVEVFKEGKADAALAASVFHFGEIAINDLKQELQTNQINIRL, from the coding sequence ATGTTAGCCAAACGAATTATTCCATGTTTAGATATCAAAAATGGACGCACGGTCAAAGGAGTTAATTTTTTAAATCTTCGAGACGCTGGCGATCCAGTGGCTTTGGCAAAACAATATGCTGAAAACGGAGCGGATGAATTGGTGTTTTTAGATATTTCAGCAACGCTAGAATCACGCTCTACTACCATAGACATGGTTCGCAATGTGGCGGAACAAATAGACATTCCTTTTACTGTGGGTGGCGGGGTGAGTACCAAAGAAGGTGTTGAATTACTCTTAAAATCTGGGGCCGACAAGGTGGGGGTGAATTCAGCCGCCATCAAACGTCCAGAGCTGATTAACGAACTTTCAAAAGCCTTCGGAAACCAGTGTATTGTGGTGGCTATTGATGCAAAAAAAGTAGATGGTAAATGGTTGGTACATTTGGCAGGTGGAACGATCCCAACAGATTTGGATTTATTTGAATGGGCCAAAGAAGTAGAAACCCGTGGTGCTGGTGAAATCTTATTTACCTCAATGAATAATGACGGCGTTAAAACAGGCTTTGCAAATGAAGCCTTGGCACAACTGTCAGAAACGGTCAATATTCCGATCATTGCTTCTGGAGGTGCAGGAACGATGCAGCATTTTGTGGAGGTTTTTAAAGAAGGAAAAGCAGATGCTGCCTTGGCAGCCAGTGTATTTCATTTCGGTGAAATTGCCATAAACGATTTAAAACAAGAATTACAAACAAATCAAATTAACATACGACTCTAA